From the bacterium genome, the window CCTCTTCACGAATCGATGTCAGTTTGGAAAAAGCCGCATACGAACCCAGCGCGGGAATACCCAGCGCGCGTATCCGTTCCGCAATCAAATCTACTGCGAGCGCCAGCTCGTTGTATTCCTGCTCAAACATCAAATGCAGTGTTTGAAACATAGGCCCCGTAACATTCCAATGAAAGTTGTGCGTCTTCAAGTACAGCGTGTAAGTATCGGCCAGTAGCCGCGACAATCCCTCCGCAATCTGCTTCCGGTCCTGCTCGTTAATTCCAATATCCATGATTTCCTCCATATGTTAAGGGTATGCATTTGTCATACATAGGTACAATTAATTAAGCATATCAGAATGATAAGATATATTTATGAAATCTTCCGCCAGTCTTCGAGCGCGGCGACAACAGCCTGCTCGGCCAAAACCGAACAGTGGATTTTTTCGGGCGGCAGTTCCCCCATCAACTCGGACATCTGTTCATTGGAGATTTTGCGCAGTTCCTCGACCGTTTTTCCAAGCACTAGTTCAGTCAACATCGATCCTGTTGCAATTGCGGCTCCGCATCCATAAACCTTGAATC encodes:
- a CDS encoding DNA starvation/stationary phase protection protein, producing the protein MEEIMDIGINEQDRKQIAEGLSRLLADTYTLYLKTHNFHWNVTGPMFQTLHLMFEQEYNELALAVDLIAERIRALGIPALGSYAAFSKLTSIREEEGVPSAERMIQQLLDGQETVIRTARSLFPLVEEVNDQPTADLLTQRMQVHEKTAWMLRSLLS
- a CDS encoding iron-sulfur cluster assembly scaffold protein, which encodes MKNPRNVGELEDANARARVRSSADGDLLQLHMRIEGGVVAEARFKVYGCGAAIATGSMLTELVLGKTVEELRKISNEQMSELMGELPPEKIHCSVLAEQAVVAALEDWRKIS